In Bos taurus isolate L1 Dominette 01449 registration number 42190680 breed Hereford chromosome 11, ARS-UCD2.0, whole genome shotgun sequence, one DNA window encodes the following:
- the OR1L8E gene encoding olfactory receptor family 1 subfamily L member 8E isoform X1, with amino-acid sequence MTRCKSMERLNQTSRVSEFILLGLSSLPEDQKPLFIIFFIIYLVTITGNLLIILAIHSDSQLQTPMYFFLSFLSFIDICFTTTIVPRMLVNFLSHKTISYAGCLTQMYFIYALGNTDSWLLVVMAFDRYVAICDPFHYVTIMSHHRCVLLVAFSCSLPHFHSLLHTLLLNQVTFCDSNIIHHFLCDFSPLVKLSCSSTFVNEIVMMIEGSVFLVTPFLCITFSYIRILLAVLKIPSAAGKCKAFSTCGSHLTVVTLFYGSIFYVYLQPVSTYTVRDHMATIVYTVLTSTLNPFIYSLRNKDLKQGLRKLINKQKNKQKNVIQKFLSKI; translated from the coding sequence ATGACTAGATGCAAGTCAATGGAAAGACTCAACCAAACCAGCAGAGTCTCTGAATTCATCCTCCTGGGACTCTCCTCCCTGCCTGAGGACCAGAAACCACTCTTCATCATCTTCTTCATCATATACCTGGTCACCATAACAGGGaacctgctcatcatcctggccATCCACTCTGACTCCCAGCTCCAAACCCCCATGTATTTCTTCTTGAGTTTCCTGTCTTTCATTGACATTTGCTTCACAACCACCATTGTCCCCAGGATGCTGGTGAACTTCCTGTCACATAAGACCATCTCCTATGCTGGGTGTCTGACCcagatgtattttatatatgcctTGGGCAACACTGACAGTTGGCTTCTAGTAGTCATGGCctttgaccgctatgtggccatctgtgaCCCCTTCCATTATGTCACCATCATGAGCCATCACCGCTGTGTCCTGCTGGTGGCCTTCTCCTGCTCATTGCCTCACTTCCACTCACTCCTACATACACTTCTGCTGAATCAGGTCACTTTCTGTGACTCTAATATTATCCACCACTTCCTCTGTGACTTCAGCCCTCTGGTGAAATTATCCTGCTCCTCCACATTTGTCAATGAAATTGTGATGATGATAGAAGGATCTGTTTTTTTGGTGACTCCCTTTCTATGCATTACTTTTTCGTATATACGAATCCTCCTTGCGGTTCTCAAAATTCCCTCGGCTGCTGGGAAATGCAAAGCCTTCTCCACGTGTGGGTCTCACCTCACTGTGGTAACACTCTTTTATGGAAGCATCTTCTATGTCTATTTACAGCCTGTGTCCACCTACACCGTCAGGGACCACATGGCAACAATCGTCTACACAGTTTTAACTTCCACCCTCAATCCCTTTATCTACAGCCTGAGAAACAAAGACCTGAAACAGGGCCTGAGAAAGCT
- the OR1L8E gene encoding olfactory receptor family 1 subfamily L member 8E: MTRCKSMERLNQTSRVSEFILLGLSSLPEDQKPLFIIFFIIYLVTITGNLLIILAIHSDSQLQTPMYFFLSFLSFIDICFTTTIVPRMLVNFLSHKTISYAGCLTQMYFIYALGNTDSWLLVVMAFDRYVAICDPFHYVTIMSHHRCVLLVAFSCSLPHFHSLLHTLLLNQVTFCDSNIIHHFLCDFSPLVKLSCSSTFVNEIVMMIEGSVFLVTPFLCITFSYIRILLAVLKIPSAAGKCKAFSTCGSHLTVVTLFYGSIFYVYLQPVSTYTVRDHMATIVYTVLTSTLNPFIYSLRNKDLKQGLRKLLVRRKP; the protein is encoded by the coding sequence ATGACTAGATGCAAGTCAATGGAAAGACTCAACCAAACCAGCAGAGTCTCTGAATTCATCCTCCTGGGACTCTCCTCCCTGCCTGAGGACCAGAAACCACTCTTCATCATCTTCTTCATCATATACCTGGTCACCATAACAGGGaacctgctcatcatcctggccATCCACTCTGACTCCCAGCTCCAAACCCCCATGTATTTCTTCTTGAGTTTCCTGTCTTTCATTGACATTTGCTTCACAACCACCATTGTCCCCAGGATGCTGGTGAACTTCCTGTCACATAAGACCATCTCCTATGCTGGGTGTCTGACCcagatgtattttatatatgcctTGGGCAACACTGACAGTTGGCTTCTAGTAGTCATGGCctttgaccgctatgtggccatctgtgaCCCCTTCCATTATGTCACCATCATGAGCCATCACCGCTGTGTCCTGCTGGTGGCCTTCTCCTGCTCATTGCCTCACTTCCACTCACTCCTACATACACTTCTGCTGAATCAGGTCACTTTCTGTGACTCTAATATTATCCACCACTTCCTCTGTGACTTCAGCCCTCTGGTGAAATTATCCTGCTCCTCCACATTTGTCAATGAAATTGTGATGATGATAGAAGGATCTGTTTTTTTGGTGACTCCCTTTCTATGCATTACTTTTTCGTATATACGAATCCTCCTTGCGGTTCTCAAAATTCCCTCGGCTGCTGGGAAATGCAAAGCCTTCTCCACGTGTGGGTCTCACCTCACTGTGGTAACACTCTTTTATGGAAGCATCTTCTATGTCTATTTACAGCCTGTGTCCACCTACACCGTCAGGGACCACATGGCAACAATCGTCTACACAGTTTTAACTTCCACCCTCAATCCCTTTATCTACAGCCTGAGAAACAAAGACCTGAAACAGGGCCTGAGAAAGCTGTTGGTTAGAAGGAAACCATAG